In one window of Motacilla alba alba isolate MOTALB_02 unplaced genomic scaffold, Motacilla_alba_V1.0_pri HiC_scaffold_28, whole genome shotgun sequence DNA:
- the LOC119696346 gene encoding olfactory receptor 14A16-like yields the protein MSNSSSISHFLLLALADTRQLQLLHFCLLLGISLAALLGNGLIISAVACGHHLHTPMFFFLLNLALTDLGSICTTVPKAMHNSLWDTRNISYTGCAAQLFFFAFFISAEYFLLTIMCYDRYMSICQPLHYGTLLGSRACAHMAAAAWASAFLNALMHTANTFSLPLCHGNALGQFFCEIPHILKLSCSKFYLRELGLIVVNSCLVFGCFVFIVFSYVQIFRAVLRIPSEQGQHKAFSTCLPHLAVVSLFLSTAVFAHLKPPSISSLSLDLALSVLYSVLPPALNPLIYSLRNQELKAAVWKLMTGCFQKH from the coding sequence atgtccaacagcagctccatcagccacttcctcctgctggcgttggcagacacgcggcagctgcagctgctgcacttctgcctcttgctgggcatctccctggctgccctcctgggcaacggcctcatcatcagcgccgtagcctgcggccaccacctgcacacgcccatgttcttcttcctgctcaacctggccctcactgacctgggctccatctgcaccactgtccccaaagccatgcacaattccctctgggacaccaggaacatctcctacacaggatgtgctgctcagctctttttctttgctttttttatttcagcagagtATTTTCTCCTGACCAtcatgtgctacgaccgctaCATGTCCATCTGCCaacccctgcactacgggaccctcctgggcagcagagcttgtgcccacatggcagcagctgcctgggccagtgcctttctcaatgctctcatgcacacagccaatacattttccctgcccctgtgccatggcaatgccctgggccagttcttctgtgaaatcccacacatcctcaagctctcctgctcaaAGTTCTACCTCAGGGAACTTGGCCTCATTGTGGTTAATTCCTGTTTGGTATTTggctgttttgtgttcattgttttctcctatgtgcagatcttcagggctgtgctgaggatcccctctgagcagggacagcacaaagccttttccacctgcctccctcacctggccgtggtctccctgttcctcagcactgcagtgtttgctcacctgaagcccccctccatctcctccctatccctggatctggccctgtcagttctgtactcaGTgttgcctccagccctgaaccccctcatctacagcctgaggaaccaggagctcaaggctgcagtgtggaaactgatgactggatgctttcagaaacattaa